The Deltaproteobacteria bacterium genome segment CGCAAATTAAATACAGAAGGAAATGCCACTCCCCATTTGATTTTAGACAAAACAGAAACGGCGCACATTGATGAGTTAAGTGAAAAAACTTCCAGGAAATCTGCCGGCATCAATTGGCGCGAATTCATGATTGACGCGGAGTGGCCGGAGACCAAAGACTTAAAAGAAGAATCGCCGGTCGCTGAAGAGAGCGAGAGCGAAAGCGAAAGTGAACACACAGAGGAAAAGAAAGTGGAGGCAACCCCTTCGTTTGTAAAACAAGCTGTTTCTTGGGGAGCCGGTCTTGTTGTGTTTTTTTCGCTGAGCCTCGCCGGATATTTTTACTACAGGACTATGGACCATGGACCAGTGACTATAGACTATGGACCATGGACTATGGACCATGGACCAAAAACTACGCAGGAGACAATTACGATTCAGAAAGAGGAACTAAAGTTGGCATCGGTAACGATAGAATCAAACCCCTCCGGCGCCTCTGTTTATCTGGATGAAAATGAAATCGGTCAAACAACACCGGCGCAATTACTCAATTTGCAACCCGGCGAAAAACATACCCTTGGTCTTTATTTAACGAATTATAAATTTTTCAAAACGGATTTTGAAACCCAAGCCGGCGAAACACAGAAATTTCATGTGGAACTCGCCATGGATTATGGATCACTCAAAGTTATTTCAGAACCTCCGGGTGGATCGATTTTCCTTAACGGACAATTAACCGGCACCACCCCTCTTCTCAAATCAGATTTGGCACCCGGAGCTCTCATAAAGGTAGAAGTTCAACTCACCGGTTTTTATCCCTATTCCGAGGACCTACAGATTGCGGCCGGAAGGGAACATTTGGTTCATATAAACTTGGATCGGCTTCCCTCCTTGCCAGTCCCCAAAACAGCACCTATAATGAACCCCGAACATGAACAAAACCAAGACACAGGAACCACCCACTGACCAAACCGTAGTCACCCAGCTTGAAAAGATTGAAAGTTCAGGCGAAAAACATGCCTATATCCTCTTTCTTTCCGGACCGTTAGTCGGAAAACTTCATCAACTTAATGACGGAGAAACCATCCTTGGAAGAGCCCAAGACAGCACCATCGCCGTGGAGGACAATCGCATCTCTAGACACCACATTTCTATTACCCTTCAACACGGAGAGACGTCCTTAAAAGATTTGGGTTCCACTAACGGCACTTTTGTAAATGGGAAACGCATCCAAAGCACCATTCTAAAAGATGGGGACAAAATACAGCTCTCCTCCACCACGGTGTTTAAATTTGCCTATCAGGATAAACAGGAAAATATTTTTCATAAAGAGCTCTACAAAATGGCGGTCATTGACACCGTCACCGGTATTTTTAACAAACGCTATCTTCTTGATCGCCTTAAGGAAGAATTCAGCCACTCAAAACGGGCCAATCTCGCCCTTTCTTTGATTATGATGGACATTGACCACTTCAAAAAAATCAATGATACCCATGGTCATTTGGCG includes the following:
- a CDS encoding GGDEF domain-containing protein, whose translation is MNKTKTQEPPTDQTVVTQLEKIESSGEKHAYILFLSGPLVGKLHQLNDGETILGRAQDSTIAVEDNRISRHHISITLQHGETSLKDLGSTNGTFVNGKRIQSTILKDGDKIQLSSTTVFKFAYQDKQENIFHKELYKMAVIDTVTGIFNKRYLLDRLKEEFSHSKRANLALSLIMMDIDHFKKINDTHGHLAGDFALAHLAATIKPMLRQEDIFARYGGEEFVIILRGAEAEGALQLAERIRTSVEKSAVQFEALIIPMTISLGIATLGNADFKTPEEFIAGADHYLYESKEGGRNRTSCKKA